The following are from one region of the Sphingomonas sp. J315 genome:
- a CDS encoding 2-hydroxyacyl-CoA dehydratase family protein translates to MSDAAALLIAACDDPGAVAARLVGEGQPVIRVLGQDAPYALLRAAGRAPVRLVPRPGPTPDADELAGDGTLSQRGRSLLQQIVADTSGTPLLFTHADTELPQLFATVRDLIHEGDIPARPIHMLDLGHQPRESSRAYNAARIAQLVAWLGGVEVDRLAACASEERARPAAMAHLAGVLRIAAIGAAHALPPTEWLGLVRQTAADPAGEPVFVLGSPQFSTARARDLAARGLDARANDQDWGDPLVAAWADSPATLDALADPGRLTPRKLIPAADRAAAVIARMTALGIARAVFVESVGDEAAAWDAGYFVRTLDAAGFAVERIGAPPLPAPASDTPRPTPRAQDGRRSRKSLASIASFGVYQRDWFKSVRAEVAAGAPLALVNANSPQEILRAMGVPFVVNQWWASIAAAKQQSPRYFQLLRDHGYPSDAEAYSAQGIAAMFDTDAEQAPWGGLPRPAFVQAPIGTDATPRIFDHWARETGADPFLFERSIESRIDFPIDWWDRLHDDWDSAIEPERLDLMTAELHAVIARIEAVTDRRFDPDRFAHIMDLVNEQEDCYRRTRDLIAGAHPAPVSISDTMPATMVPQWHRGTEWARDAARDFYHEVKARHDAGEAACPNEKLRLMWVGRGMWSDMGFTQRWEESHAAVFVWSMYLSLAADGYIRRTAPGQDPMRALAARFVTMGDELRMPTWAGAWHVREAKSHAVDGAVALSDADPFVLRALRRAGVPVLSLDLDNYNREASDGDAVDRQIAAFLEGPVTAYAARRD, encoded by the coding sequence ATGAGCGATGCAGCGGCGCTGCTGATCGCGGCGTGCGACGATCCGGGTGCGGTGGCGGCGCGGCTGGTGGGCGAAGGACAGCCAGTGATCCGCGTGCTCGGGCAGGATGCGCCCTATGCGCTGCTGCGCGCCGCCGGACGCGCGCCAGTGCGCCTCGTCCCGCGCCCCGGCCCGACGCCCGATGCCGATGAACTGGCAGGCGACGGCACGCTGTCGCAGCGCGGCCGGTCGCTGCTGCAACAGATTGTAGCCGACACCAGCGGCACGCCCCTGCTGTTCACCCATGCCGATACCGAGCTGCCGCAACTGTTCGCGACGGTCCGCGACCTGATCCATGAGGGCGATATCCCGGCGCGTCCGATCCATATGCTCGACCTTGGCCATCAGCCGCGCGAGTCCAGCCGGGCGTACAACGCCGCGCGGATCGCGCAATTGGTCGCTTGGCTGGGCGGGGTGGAGGTTGACCGACTTGCCGCATGCGCCAGCGAAGAGCGCGCGCGTCCCGCCGCGATGGCGCACCTGGCCGGCGTACTGCGCATCGCAGCGATCGGCGCAGCGCATGCATTGCCCCCGACAGAATGGCTGGGGCTGGTTCGCCAGACCGCAGCCGACCCCGCCGGAGAACCGGTGTTCGTCCTCGGCTCCCCGCAGTTCTCGACCGCACGTGCCCGCGATCTCGCAGCGCGCGGGCTCGATGCGCGCGCCAACGATCAGGACTGGGGCGACCCGCTGGTCGCCGCGTGGGCCGACAGCCCCGCGACGCTCGACGCGCTCGCCGATCCGGGCCGGCTGACGCCACGCAAGCTGATCCCCGCCGCAGACCGCGCCGCCGCGGTCATCGCGCGGATGACCGCACTCGGCATCGCGCGCGCGGTGTTCGTCGAGTCCGTCGGCGACGAGGCGGCGGCATGGGACGCGGGCTATTTCGTGCGCACTCTCGACGCCGCCGGCTTCGCGGTCGAGCGGATCGGCGCGCCACCGCTCCCGGCACCGGCATCCGACACACCCCGTCCCACCCCGCGCGCGCAGGACGGTCGCCGCAGCCGCAAGTCGCTGGCCTCGATCGCCAGCTTCGGCGTCTATCAGCGCGACTGGTTCAAGTCCGTGCGCGCCGAAGTCGCGGCGGGTGCGCCGCTGGCGCTGGTCAACGCCAATTCGCCACAGGAAATCCTGCGCGCGATGGGCGTCCCCTTCGTCGTCAACCAATGGTGGGCGTCGATCGCCGCCGCCAAACAGCAATCGCCGCGCTACTTCCAGCTGCTGCGCGACCATGGCTATCCCAGCGACGCCGAGGCATATAGCGCGCAGGGCATCGCCGCGATGTTCGACACCGATGCCGAGCAGGCACCCTGGGGCGGCCTCCCCCGCCCGGCCTTCGTTCAGGCCCCGATCGGCACCGACGCCACGCCGCGCATCTTCGATCACTGGGCACGCGAAACCGGCGCGGACCCGTTCCTGTTCGAACGCAGCATCGAAAGCCGCATCGATTTTCCGATCGACTGGTGGGACCGGCTGCACGACGATTGGGACAGCGCGATCGAGCCCGAACGACTCGACCTGATGACCGCCGAACTCCACGCCGTAATCGCGCGGATCGAGGCCGTGACCGACCGCCGCTTCGACCCCGACCGCTTCGCGCACATCATGGATCTGGTGAACGAGCAGGAGGATTGTTACCGCCGCACCCGCGACCTGATTGCGGGCGCACACCCCGCCCCGGTATCGATCAGCGACACCATGCCCGCGACGATGGTCCCGCAATGGCATCGCGGGACCGAATGGGCACGCGACGCGGCGCGGGACTTCTATCACGAGGTCAAGGCACGCCACGATGCGGGCGAGGCGGCCTGCCCGAACGAGAAGCTCCGCCTGATGTGGGTCGGGCGCGGCATGTGGAGCGACATGGGCTTCACCCAGCGCTGGGAGGAGAGCCATGCCGCGGTGTTCGTCTGGTCGATGTACCTATCACTCGCCGCCGACGGTTACATCCGCCGCACCGCCCCCGGGCAGGATCCGATGCGTGCGCTCGCCGCGCGATTTGTAACGATGGGCGACGAGCTGCGCATGCCGACCTGGGCGGGCGCCTGGCACGTCCGCGAGGCGAAGAGCCATGCGGTGGACGGCGCGGTAGCGCTCAGCGACGCGGACCCGTTCGTACTGCGGGCACTGCGCCGTGCCGGAGTGCCGGTGCTGAGCCTCGACCTCGACAATTACAACCGCGAGGCGAGCGACGGCGACGCGGTCGATCGCCAGATCGCCGCATTTCTGGAGGGACCGGTCACCGCCTACGCCGCACGGCGCGACTGA